Proteins encoded within one genomic window of Dromaius novaehollandiae isolate bDroNov1 chromosome 7, bDroNov1.hap1, whole genome shotgun sequence:
- the METTL8 gene encoding tRNA N(3)-methylcytidine methyltransferase METTL8, mitochondrial isoform X2: MKEASFSKRMAGWDHMQWSQEEEQRAKDKAAENSLVKVQLEDQDKYEREASKYWNEFYKTHKNNFFKDRNWLFLEFPEILPEKKREQLKTEEKSSEPIKINSTSSFPHQDFPGMFEEGKDYWKNNYGEDSSSVQGQIYNKKQAKSITDSPQGKNCREQLGKLESFPGSGAAYRILEVGCGAGNSVFPILKVLCNTPGTFLYCCDFASGAVELVKSHSSYNSAWCFAFVHDVCDDALPYPFPDEILDVILLVFVLSAIHPDRMQRVVNGLAKLLKPGGMLLFRDYGRYDTSQLRFKKGHCLSENFYVRGDGTRVYFFTKDEVWNMFNLAGLTEVQNLVDRRLQVNRKKKVKMQRVWIQSKFQKPLLLSLSNPEETTKRHPYG; this comes from the exons ATGAAGGAAGCAAGTTTTTCCAAGAGGATGGCTGGCTG GGACCACATGCAGTGGTCACAAGAAGAAGAGCAGCGTGCCAAGGACAAAGCAGCAGAGAACTCACTTGTGAAAGTCCAATTGGAAGACCAAG ataaataTGAGAGAGAAGCCAGCAAATACTGGAATGAATTTTATAAGActcataaaaataactttttcaagGATCGCAATTGGCTGTTTCTGGAGTTCCCTGaaattcttccagaaaaaaagagagaacagttgaaaacagaggaaaaatcttCAGAAcccataaaaataaatagtacCAGCAGTTTTCCTCACCAGGATTTTCCTGGAATGtttgaggaaggaaaagattACTGGAAGAATAATTATGGGGAAGACTCTTCTTCTGTACAAGGACAAATATataacaaaaagcaagcaaaatctATAACTGACAGTCCTCAGGGTAAAAACTGTAGAGAACAACTTGGCAAGCTAGAATCCTTCCCTGGTAGTGGTGCTGCTTACAGAATATTAGAG GTTGGTTGTGGTGCTGGAAATAGTGTCTTTCCTATTTTGAAAGTTCTATG cAATACACCTGGTACCTTTCTATACTGTTGTGATTTTGCTTCAGGAGCAGTGGAGCTGGTAAAG TCACATTCGTCCTACAATTCAGCCTGGTGTTTTGCCTTTGTTCATGATGTGTGTGATGATGCTTTACCCTATCCTTTTCCTGATGAGATCCTGGATGTCATTCTCCTTGTCTTTGTGCTCTCTGCTATTCATCCTGACAG GATGCAAAGGGTTGTAAATGGATTGGCTAaactactgaaacctggaggaatgtTGTTATTTCGAGACTATGGAAGATATGATACATCTCAACTTCGTTTTAAAAAAG GTCATTGCTTGTCAGAAAATTTTTATGTACGAGGAGATGGCACCAGAGTTTATTTCTTTACCAAAG ATGAGGTATGGAACATGTTCAACTTGGCTGGATTAACTGAAGTACAGAATTTAGTTGATCGGCGATTACAagtcaacaggaagaaaaaagtcaaaatgcaGCGAGTCTGGATACAGAGCAAGTTCCAAAAACCATTGCTGCTATCTCTGAGTAATCCTGAAGAAACAACCAAAAGGCACCCTTATGGCTAA
- the METTL8 gene encoding tRNA N(3)-methylcytidine methyltransferase METTL8, mitochondrial isoform X3: MQWSQEEEQRAKDKAAENSLVKVQLEDQDKYEREASKYWNEFYKTHKNNFFKDRNWLFLEFPEILPEKKREQLKTEEKSSEPIKINSTSSFPHQDFPGMFEEGKDYWKNNYGEDSSSVQGQIYNKKQAKSITDSPQGKNCREQLGKLESFPGSGAAYRILEVGCGAGNSVFPILKVLCNTPGTFLYCCDFASGAVELVKSHSSYNSAWCFAFVHDVCDDALPYPFPDEILDVILLVFVLSAIHPDRMQRVVNGLAKLLKPGGMLLFRDYGRYDTSQLRFKKGHCLSENFYVRGDGTRVYFFTKDEVWNMFNLAGLTEVQNLVDRRLQVNRKKKVKMQRVWIQSKFQKPLLLSLSNPEETTKRHPYG, encoded by the exons ATGCAGTGGTCACAAGAAGAAGAGCAGCGTGCCAAGGACAAAGCAGCAGAGAACTCACTTGTGAAAGTCCAATTGGAAGACCAAG ataaataTGAGAGAGAAGCCAGCAAATACTGGAATGAATTTTATAAGActcataaaaataactttttcaagGATCGCAATTGGCTGTTTCTGGAGTTCCCTGaaattcttccagaaaaaaagagagaacagttgaaaacagaggaaaaatcttCAGAAcccataaaaataaatagtacCAGCAGTTTTCCTCACCAGGATTTTCCTGGAATGtttgaggaaggaaaagattACTGGAAGAATAATTATGGGGAAGACTCTTCTTCTGTACAAGGACAAATATataacaaaaagcaagcaaaatctATAACTGACAGTCCTCAGGGTAAAAACTGTAGAGAACAACTTGGCAAGCTAGAATCCTTCCCTGGTAGTGGTGCTGCTTACAGAATATTAGAG GTTGGTTGTGGTGCTGGAAATAGTGTCTTTCCTATTTTGAAAGTTCTATG cAATACACCTGGTACCTTTCTATACTGTTGTGATTTTGCTTCAGGAGCAGTGGAGCTGGTAAAG TCACATTCGTCCTACAATTCAGCCTGGTGTTTTGCCTTTGTTCATGATGTGTGTGATGATGCTTTACCCTATCCTTTTCCTGATGAGATCCTGGATGTCATTCTCCTTGTCTTTGTGCTCTCTGCTATTCATCCTGACAG GATGCAAAGGGTTGTAAATGGATTGGCTAaactactgaaacctggaggaatgtTGTTATTTCGAGACTATGGAAGATATGATACATCTCAACTTCGTTTTAAAAAAG GTCATTGCTTGTCAGAAAATTTTTATGTACGAGGAGATGGCACCAGAGTTTATTTCTTTACCAAAG ATGAGGTATGGAACATGTTCAACTTGGCTGGATTAACTGAAGTACAGAATTTAGTTGATCGGCGATTACAagtcaacaggaagaaaaaagtcaaaatgcaGCGAGTCTGGATACAGAGCAAGTTCCAAAAACCATTGCTGCTATCTCTGAGTAATCCTGAAGAAACAACCAAAAGGCACCCTTATGGCTAA